The Kineothrix sp. MB12-C1 genome includes a window with the following:
- a CDS encoding FAD-dependent oxidoreductase, protein MDSIWTMTADIPKREALKEDMTVDVAVIGGGIAGLLIAFYLKNKGVQSVVLEAARIGSGQTKNTTAKITLQHGLVYHRLIEEIGEENAKLYAQANRQAIAEYRSLVEENRIECEFRECQSYLYSLEDTDLLQKEEEAAKRLGICAELTTKAELPFEVIKALKFYDQAVFHPLLFLGRIAEDLTIYEDTKVLTVEKEEEENRIITNKGIIRAKKVVFASHYPFINVPGYYFLRMHQERSYVVVLKNTKQMDHIYYGIDKEGLSFRKSGDYLLLGGGGHRTGENTGGGSYQKLSLAAEKWFPESREVTRFSAQDCMPIDGIPYIGQFASTAENWFVATGFQKWGMTSAMVSAMMISDLIVKGQSPYEEVFGPQRFRLQASAVNLAEEGIQSAKGLSKGIFSTTPKCTHMGCALEWNPDEMSWDCPCHGSRFAFDGKIIDNPAQEDLKNE, encoded by the coding sequence ATGGATTCAATATGGACGATGACAGCAGATATTCCGAAGAGGGAAGCGCTGAAAGAGGATATGACAGTCGATGTGGCAGTGATTGGTGGAGGAATAGCAGGTCTGCTCATTGCCTTTTATCTGAAGAATAAAGGAGTACAGTCTGTAGTATTGGAAGCGGCAAGAATAGGGAGCGGGCAAACGAAAAATACAACTGCCAAAATCACCTTACAGCATGGGCTGGTTTATCATAGACTGATAGAGGAAATCGGAGAGGAGAACGCGAAGCTATATGCTCAGGCGAACCGTCAGGCTATTGCGGAATATCGCAGCCTGGTGGAAGAGAATAGAATAGAATGTGAGTTCAGGGAATGCCAGTCTTATCTTTACTCTCTGGAAGACACAGATTTGTTACAGAAAGAAGAGGAGGCAGCAAAACGCCTTGGGATATGTGCGGAGTTAACGACGAAAGCGGAACTTCCTTTTGAGGTGATAAAGGCGCTTAAGTTTTATGATCAGGCGGTATTTCATCCTCTTTTATTCCTGGGAAGAATAGCAGAAGATCTTACAATATATGAAGATACCAAAGTACTTACGGTGGAAAAGGAAGAAGAGGAAAATAGAATTATTACCAATAAAGGTATTATCCGGGCAAAAAAAGTAGTATTTGCAAGTCATTACCCTTTTATTAATGTGCCCGGTTATTATTTTCTGAGGATGCATCAAGAGCGCAGCTATGTGGTGGTACTGAAGAATACAAAACAGATGGATCACATTTATTATGGGATCGATAAGGAAGGGCTTTCGTTTCGAAAGAGCGGTGATTATCTATTGTTAGGCGGAGGGGGCCATAGAACAGGGGAGAATACAGGAGGTGGAAGCTATCAGAAGCTATCTCTGGCGGCGGAGAAATGGTTTCCGGAATCCAGGGAAGTCACGCGTTTCTCGGCACAAGATTGTATGCCTATCGATGGTATTCCTTATATTGGACAATTCGCATCTACAGCGGAAAATTGGTTTGTTGCTACCGGATTCCAGAAATGGGGAATGACGAGTGCGATGGTATCGGCTATGATGATCAGTGACCTTATCGTAAAAGGGCAGAGCCCATATGAAGAGGTATTTGGACCGCAAAGATTCCGATTGCAGGCCTCCGCAGTCAATTTGGCAGAAGAAGGCATTCAGTCCGCCAAGGGGTTAAGCAAAGGGATATTTTCGACAACACCGAAATGTACCCATATGGGATGTGCCCTGGAATGGAATCCGGACGAAATGAGCTGGGATTGTCCGTGTCACGGTTCCCGCTTTGCTTTTGACGGTAAGATTATCGATAATCCGGCGCAGGAGGATTTGAAGAATGAATAA
- a CDS encoding helix-turn-helix domain-containing protein, whose protein sequence is MIKFGVRLRQLRKEKNMTQKMLAERLGLATSAICSYEAGTRYPSYEVLIKIAGIFKVSTDYLLGIQKGRYLDVTELSEHDIEILVMLTESLRKKGK, encoded by the coding sequence GTGATTAAATTTGGGGTGAGGCTACGACAGCTAAGAAAAGAAAAAAATATGACGCAGAAAATGCTAGCGGAAAGGCTGGGATTGGCGACCAGCGCAATATGTTCATATGAAGCTGGAACAAGATATCCTTCGTACGAAGTGCTGATAAAAATAGCCGGCATTTTTAAAGTTAGCACTGATTATCTTCTCGGAATACAAAAGGGGAGATACTTGGATGTGACGGAGCTTTCTGAACATGATATAGAAATATTAGTCATGCTGACAGAGTCACTCCGAAAAAAAGGGAAATAG
- a CDS encoding diguanylate cyclase domain-containing protein, which translates to MNYTLCEITRKLCENYFLHPARGNESMNQYSDDNLIFIGTGKHQIFTSRTAFEEVWKNYDTAISFDILSEWYECRQLSEYIYLVYGCLWVKEEENSQKEILIEMDTRISIIYEVNDKGYKILHIHHSVPYAEQGSNEHYPKTLSEKANFMIDMLKQKVEQDSMTGLLNRNAFEQHITKCIKSNPVGIFYMIDIDNFKQINDTYGHVKGDTVIKDFANLLSQIFNTNAYISRLGGDEFAVFEPELSEESIITHKAQSIINGFSSLSSKYGDKLILSCSIGISFINDIDCSFKHLYRNADEGLYLSKKNRGGSYHVNKNEDI; encoded by the coding sequence ATGAATTATACACTATGTGAAATTACTCGCAAACTATGTGAAAATTACTTTTTACATCCGGCGAGGGGTAATGAAAGCATGAATCAATATTCAGATGATAACTTAATATTTATTGGTACGGGGAAACATCAGATCTTCACTTCCCGCACTGCCTTTGAGGAAGTTTGGAAAAATTATGATACCGCTATCTCTTTCGATATCTTAAGTGAATGGTATGAGTGCCGGCAACTTTCCGAATATATTTATCTCGTTTATGGGTGCCTGTGGGTGAAAGAAGAAGAAAACAGCCAAAAAGAAATTCTTATAGAAATGGACACCCGTATTAGTATTATTTATGAAGTAAACGATAAGGGCTATAAGATTCTTCATATCCATCATTCCGTACCATATGCGGAACAAGGCAGTAATGAACATTATCCAAAAACCCTTTCTGAAAAAGCCAATTTTATGATTGACATGCTCAAGCAAAAGGTGGAGCAGGATTCTATGACAGGGCTTCTCAATCGCAATGCTTTTGAACAACACATTACAAAATGTATCAAATCCAACCCTGTTGGAATCTTTTATATGATAGATATCGATAACTTCAAGCAAATTAACGATACTTACGGTCATGTGAAAGGAGATACCGTTATTAAAGACTTTGCAAATCTACTATCTCAGATCTTCAACACCAATGCTTACATCAGCCGTCTGGGAGGAGATGAATTCGCAGTCTTTGAACCGGAATTATCAGAAGAAAGTATAATAACTCATAAGGCACAAAGCATTATTAATGGCTTCTCTTCTCTCTCTTCCAAGTATGGGGACAAACTGATTCTGAGTTGTTCTATCGGTATTTCTTTTATTAATGACATCGATTGCAGCTTCAAGCATCTATATCGTAATGCAGATGAAGGTCTTTACCTTTCCAAAAAGAATCGTGGCGGGAGCTACCATGTAAATAAAAATGAGGATATATAA
- a CDS encoding Fur family transcriptional regulator — translation MKEHGEPVFPCEIKKTKQREEIFKILSEETMPISAVDIYHRLMQTNEKANYAISTVYRALGAFEEKGYVTKSTLITGDMAYYEWNYGAHRHYAICLQCHKLIPLKQCPFEHAKIETGSDNFTITGHKLELYGYCKECK, via the coding sequence ATGAAAGAACATGGAGAACCGGTATTTCCCTGTGAGATTAAGAAGACGAAACAGCGGGAAGAAATTTTTAAGATTTTATCGGAGGAGACAATGCCTATCAGTGCAGTGGATATCTATCACCGCCTAATGCAGACGAATGAAAAGGCAAACTATGCGATATCGACGGTATATCGGGCATTGGGAGCCTTTGAAGAAAAGGGCTATGTGACGAAGTCAACGCTAATAACCGGTGATATGGCATATTACGAGTGGAACTATGGGGCACATAGGCATTATGCAATATGTTTGCAATGCCATAAGCTGATACCGCTTAAACAGTGCCCTTTCGAACATGCGAAGATAGAGACAGGAAGCGATAACTTCACGATTACCGGTCATAAGTTGGAATTGTATGGATATTGCAAAGAATGTAAATAA
- a CDS encoding putative manganese transporter: MLDIIMDTLIDSIKLFPFLFLTYLAMEYMEHKMGEKTKVAIERSGYFGPVPGGILGAFPQCGFSAAASNLYAGRIITLGTLIAIFLSTSDEMLPILISEQVHISVILKLVGMKIVIGIIVGFLIDLFARKKRVHAHKEEDGHMDIGHICENENCHCEEGILKSALRHSLNIFFFILVISFVLNMVIHFVGEDFLSQLILNKPVLGQMIAGLVGLIPNCASSIVITQLYLKGMMGLGSMMAGLLAGTGVGLLVLFRVNDNLKENLKITALLYGIGVLSGIIIDLLGI; this comes from the coding sequence ATGTTAGATATCATTATGGACACTCTGATAGATTCTATAAAATTATTCCCGTTCTTATTTTTGACCTATTTGGCTATGGAGTATATGGAGCATAAGATGGGGGAAAAGACAAAGGTAGCAATAGAACGGTCGGGATACTTTGGGCCCGTTCCGGGAGGTATCCTGGGAGCATTTCCCCAATGCGGCTTCTCGGCAGCAGCCTCTAATCTGTATGCCGGAAGAATTATTACACTCGGTACGCTCATTGCTATCTTTTTATCTACCTCCGATGAGATGCTCCCTATCCTTATCTCGGAGCAAGTTCACATTTCCGTCATTTTGAAGCTAGTGGGAATGAAGATAGTGATAGGTATTATAGTCGGCTTCCTGATTGATTTGTTTGCCAGGAAGAAAAGGGTGCACGCCCATAAGGAAGAAGACGGCCATATGGACATCGGTCATATTTGTGAGAATGAGAATTGTCACTGTGAAGAAGGCATTTTAAAATCAGCGCTGCGCCATAGCCTTAATATCTTTTTCTTTATACTCGTTATTTCTTTTGTATTGAATATGGTGATACATTTCGTAGGTGAGGATTTCCTTTCCCAACTAATTCTCAATAAACCGGTTTTGGGACAGATGATAGCCGGCTTGGTAGGCTTAATACCTAACTGTGCATCCTCTATCGTTATTACGCAGCTTTACTTGAAAGGAATGATGGGGCTCGGTTCTATGATGGCAGGATTGCTGGCAGGAACAGGAGTGGGACTTCTGGTTTTGTTCCGGGTCAATGACAACCTGAAAGAAAACTTAAAGATCACGGCATTGCTTTACGGAATCGGTGTACTGTCAGGCATAATAATTGACCTTTTAGGTATTTGA
- a CDS encoding zf-HC2 domain-containing protein, producing MKKEDMECAIVEELMPIYVDNLTEEPVSGFIEHHLEQCENCNDIYQKMKSDIHISSLKEAPEHNKDILKYVNSIKVWYLLCPLFALLLYRLELSSVLKLYEGILLLFSVTCILSEIYHKGSWWDQECIGLQEEAREDAKSKRGIFYIRPFLWMIPSILVLLVLEWDQIIFSVGDFLQGMI from the coding sequence ATGAAGAAGGAAGATATGGAATGTGCTATTGTCGAAGAGCTGATGCCAATATATGTAGATAACTTAACGGAAGAGCCGGTCAGTGGATTTATAGAGCATCATTTGGAGCAGTGTGAAAATTGCAATGATATTTATCAGAAAATGAAATCGGATATTCATATCAGCTCATTAAAGGAAGCGCCGGAACATAACAAAGATATTCTTAAGTATGTCAATTCTATAAAAGTTTGGTATTTGTTATGTCCATTATTTGCACTTCTTCTTTATAGGCTGGAGTTATCGTCTGTTTTGAAATTATATGAAGGCATTCTTTTATTATTCAGCGTAACGTGTATTCTCTCAGAAATTTACCATAAAGGATCTTGGTGGGATCAGGAATGCATAGGTTTACAGGAGGAAGCGAGAGAAGATGCTAAAAGTAAAAGAGGAATATTTTACATCAGACCTTTTCTATGGATGATACCTTCTATATTAGTTCTTTTGGTATTGGAATGGGATCAGATCATATTTTCAGTCGGTGACTTTTTACAAGGAATGATATAA
- a CDS encoding RNA polymerase sigma factor has translation MLIEDVGALYKNYYKDLYRYIYFMTFNNHDTEDILQNVFIKVMRGKDCFRGDSHIKTWIFSIAHNECINYLNRKRKIIHIENLDVSIICANNNIEEKILNREAVDIVMGFIQSCEEPVRSLLILRLIEEKSFMEIGNIINRSDTWCRVTFFRTKKNLISVLDEYGGEKTK, from the coding sequence TTGCTCATAGAAGATGTGGGGGCCTTATACAAAAATTATTATAAGGATTTATACAGATATATTTATTTTATGACTTTTAATAATCATGATACGGAAGATATACTGCAGAACGTATTTATAAAAGTAATGAGGGGAAAAGATTGCTTTCGGGGAGATAGCCACATTAAAACATGGATATTTTCTATCGCTCATAACGAATGTATTAATTATTTAAATAGGAAGAGGAAGATAATACATATTGAGAATTTAGATGTTTCTATCATATGTGCAAATAATAATATAGAAGAGAAAATATTAAATAGAGAAGCTGTAGACATTGTAATGGGCTTTATACAATCATGTGAGGAGCCTGTAAGAAGTTTGTTAATATTACGTTTGATAGAAGAAAAGTCATTTATGGAAATAGGGAATATTATCAACAGATCCGATACGTGGTGCCGTGTTACATTCTTCAGGACGAAGAAGAACTTAATAAGTGTATTGGATGAATATGGAGGGGAGAAAACGAAATGA
- a CDS encoding ABC transporter permease, translating to MNIRISHIGAVFSKQCKDILKNTQVLVLFFVYPLVALVLTTSVGQQLGETDFFISIFATMHAVFTPVVVTASIISEEKEKNTLRVLIMSGIRPVEYLASIGGFVFFCTMLTGSSYLTMGNYNVKTGAEFMLCMSIGCICSIVLGLAIGGFAKNSMSANAIAVPISMVISFLPMIAYFNEKIGKVSKYIYGQQIGNFIQNSSSYHLTWETVLVVSLNFLLFLITFIIVFRYNRMED from the coding sequence ATGAATATTCGTATATCACATATAGGGGCAGTTTTCTCAAAGCAATGTAAGGATATTTTGAAAAATACACAAGTGTTAGTGCTCTTCTTCGTGTATCCCTTGGTAGCACTTGTTCTGACAACATCTGTGGGACAGCAGCTGGGAGAGACTGATTTCTTTATATCGATTTTCGCAACTATGCATGCAGTATTTACACCGGTAGTAGTAACGGCTTCCATAATATCAGAGGAAAAAGAAAAGAATACGCTTCGGGTATTGATAATGTCAGGAATACGCCCTGTGGAATATCTGGCGAGTATCGGTGGCTTCGTATTCTTCTGCACTATGCTCACGGGAAGCAGCTACCTTACAATGGGCAATTATAATGTGAAGACCGGGGCAGAGTTTATGCTATGCATGAGTATCGGCTGTATATGCTCCATAGTGTTAGGCCTTGCTATCGGAGGATTTGCTAAGAATTCAATGAGCGCCAATGCAATTGCAGTTCCTATCAGTATGGTAATTTCTTTCCTCCCAATGATTGCTTATTTTAACGAGAAGATAGGAAAGGTTTCGAAATACATTTATGGGCAGCAAATAGGGAATTTTATACAGAATTCCTCCAGTTATCACCTGACTTGGGAAACGGTGCTGGTAGTTTCGCTAAACTTTCTTCTTTTCTTAATTACATTCATTATTGTTTTCCGATATAATCGTATGGAAGATTAA
- a CDS encoding ABC transporter ATP-binding protein: protein MKVIKLENIDKCFGEKKVLISVNLDVEKQEIFGLLGPSGAGKTTLIKILTGQLPASAGKAYVFGENSERLKENSYREIGMVMDNSGIYERLSCYDNLKLFSSIYKIDKRRIKEVLTAVGLGGEKKTSAGKLSKGMRQRLILARSILHRPKLLFLDEPTSGLDPATTKTIHELLFRLREEGTTIFLTTHNMEEAAKMCDNIALLHEGNIIEYGEPEELCRRYNSENQIRIFMKNNQMINIINSPESAGKIEQMFRQGDIVSIHSSEPDLEQVFLRLTGRGLEE, encoded by the coding sequence ATGAAAGTGATAAAACTTGAAAATATTGATAAGTGCTTTGGTGAAAAGAAGGTTTTAATTTCTGTTAATTTAGATGTAGAGAAGCAGGAGATATTTGGCCTGCTGGGACCTTCGGGGGCGGGGAAGACGACCCTCATTAAGATACTGACCGGGCAGCTTCCGGCGTCTGCGGGAAAAGCGTATGTGTTCGGGGAGAACAGTGAAAGGTTAAAGGAGAACAGCTACAGAGAAATAGGGATGGTAATGGACAACAGCGGCATTTATGAACGATTAAGCTGCTATGATAATTTGAAGTTATTTTCTTCTATTTATAAAATAGATAAGAGAAGGATAAAAGAAGTTCTTACGGCGGTTGGGTTAGGCGGTGAGAAGAAGACATCAGCGGGCAAGCTGTCGAAGGGGATGCGTCAAAGGCTGATATTGGCCAGATCCATCCTGCATAGGCCGAAGCTTTTATTCCTGGACGAACCTACGAGCGGCCTTGATCCTGCGACGACTAAGACAATTCATGAACTTTTATTCCGATTGAGGGAAGAGGGAACGACTATCTTTTTAACGACTCATAATATGGAAGAAGCGGCGAAGATGTGTGATAACATTGCCCTTTTACATGAGGGAAATATTATAGAATACGGGGAACCGGAAGAATTGTGCAGGAGATATAATTCGGAGAACCAGATCAGGATATTTATGAAAAATAATCAGATGATAAATATAATAAACAGCCCTGAAAGTGCAGGAAAAATAGAGCAGATGTTTCGTCAGGGTGATATAGTCTCGATCCATTCCTCTGAACCGGATCTGGAACAAGTATTTCTCAGGTTAACAGGAAGGGGGCTGGAGGAATGA
- a CDS encoding LytTR family DNA-binding domain-containing protein yields the protein MKIRINEVPEQEDVEVIINCKKVDEEIMRIITMLRVYDKKLTGIKGDQTYLLDAAKIFYIDTVDKKTFLYTENEVYETPLRLYELEEQLDTAGFFRAGKSVLINFNEIKALKSDFNGRILVTMNNGEKLMVSRQYAVTIKEKLDIV from the coding sequence TTGAAAATACGGATAAACGAAGTGCCGGAACAGGAGGATGTGGAAGTTATCATCAACTGTAAGAAAGTGGATGAAGAAATTATGAGGATCATTACAATGCTGCGCGTATACGACAAGAAGCTGACGGGCATAAAGGGTGATCAGACCTACCTGCTGGATGCTGCTAAAATCTTCTATATTGATACTGTGGATAAAAAGACCTTTTTATACACAGAAAATGAAGTGTATGAGACACCCTTAAGATTGTATGAGCTGGAAGAGCAGCTCGATACCGCGGGGTTCTTTCGTGCAGGCAAGTCTGTCTTAATTAACTTCAATGAAATAAAAGCACTTAAGTCAGATTTCAATGGGAGGATACTGGTGACGATGAATAATGGGGAGAAACTTATGGTATCCAGACAGTATGCGGTAACGATAAAGGAAAAGCTGGATATTGTCTAA
- a CDS encoding helix-turn-helix transcriptional regulator: MQNKIQEMRKTYKVTQSELADAVDVTRQTIISLESGKYNASLVLAHKIAQYFNVSIEEMFIFDKEDENL, encoded by the coding sequence TTGCAAAATAAAATACAAGAAATGAGGAAGACCTACAAAGTAACTCAAAGCGAATTAGCGGACGCCGTAGATGTGACGAGACAGACTATTATCTCTTTGGAAAGCGGCAAATATAATGCTTCTCTCGTTCTCGCTCACAAAATCGCACAATATTTTAATGTATCTATTGAAGAAATGTTTATTTTTGATAAGGAGGATGAAAACCTATGA